From Daucus carota subsp. sativus chromosome 6, DH1 v3.0, whole genome shotgun sequence, the proteins below share one genomic window:
- the LOC135147365 gene encoding mechanosensitive ion channel protein 6-like isoform X1, giving the protein MLPSFYSALIIFSSFHLFFFLSRSIITTLIFLLERHFIMKNIKAFYFLFAWRKQMPNFLCSCSVLSFWFLLIKADMNILHIRIITSIFAAFVMYTLISMLRITILKKLDCCFHEKNFFANIQVLISNEYFLQKLMGYVRESKDPKDSIMKAQLKWIKGAINSMRRPNLRTICNEVESSDTFSLQHQVEHVISLVLRNLTNNEPRDIQEADLLLVMKEENVAKFLQLFHGATETKSITQESLKTWMAKVCNERQHVVRLLNSTSKGIEQLGIILWATQFYMVLLFWCRLMRIVTTINPAYLSPILLIFGKIIFDGVELVTVMNSIEIGDQCIIDDEQVMIYNVSIISNIYFLIIRTEIYHNLQLVAERLEFYITTFRKDNNQTVNYSNSLLLSKSITNLSRSSGLIDAFEILVSVTTSSDKIASLKLKIDEFIGSKPEIWRAEFCFDFKGVDDGRDIYNLEITNLGRFQNYKVKKQQRFEFILKLKRSLEDLGIINFTVK; this is encoded by the exons atgcttccgtccttttacAGTGCCTTGATTATTTTCTCGTCGtttcatctatttttttttctttctcgcTCCATCATCACTACTCTCATATTTCTCCTAGAGAGGCATTTCATTATGAAAAACATCAAGGCCTTTTACTTTCTTTTTGCTTGGAGAAAACAAATGCCCAACTTCTTGTGCTCCTGTTCCGTTCTTTCTTTTTGGTTCCTGCTCATCAAAGCCGACATGAATATTCTTCATATTCGTATTATTACTAGTATATTTGCAGCTTTTGTAATGTATACTTTGATATCCATGTTAAGGATTACAATTTTGAAGAAACTAGATTGTTGCTTCcatgaaaaaaatttcttcgCAAATATTCAAGTTCTGATATCTAACGAGTACTTTCTTCAGAAACTTATGGGATATGTAAGAGAATCTAAGGATCCTAAAGATAGCATTATGAAAGCTCAGCTGAAATGGATCAAAGGAGCAATTAACAGCATGCGGCGACCAAATTTACGTACCATTTGTAATGAAGTTGAGAGCAGTGATACTTTCAGCCTTCAGCATCAAGTTGAACATGTTATTTCTTTAGTTCTCAGGAATCTGACTAACAATGAGCCCAG GGATATACAAGAGGCCGATCTTCTATTGGTCATGAAGGAAGAGAATGTCGCAAAATTTCTTCAATTGTTTCATGGTGCTACCGAAACAAAGAGCATTACTCAAGAATCTTTGAAAACTTGGATG GCTAAAGTCTGCAATGAGCGCCAACACGTGGTTCGGCTCTTAAACAGTACTAGCAAAGGCATAGAGCAGTTGGGGATAATTTTGTGGGCAACCCAATTTTATATGGTACTGCTTTTCTGGTGTCGTTTGATGAGGATTGTAACAACGATAAATCCGGCATACTTATCACCTATTCTCTTGATATTTGGCAAAATAATATTTGACGGAGTTGAGCTTGTTACAGTAATGAACTCAATTGAGATAGGGGACCAATGTATCATTGATGATGAGCAGGTAATGATATACAATGTGTCCATAATTTCAaacatatattttcttataatccGTACTGAAATATATCATAATCTGCAGCTGGTCGCTGAACGCCTAGAGTTTTACATCACAACTTTCAGGAAGGACAATAATCAAACTGTGAACTATTCTAATTCCCTATTACTCAGCAAATCCATCACCAATTTAAGCAGGAGTTCTGGGTTGATTGATGCTTTTGAGATACTTGTCAGTGTCACAACTTCCTCTGATAAAATTGCTAGTCTGAAGCTTAAGATCGACGA GTTCATTGGAAGTAAGCCTGAAATTTGGCGTGCTGAGTTTTGCTTCGATTTTAAAGGGGTAGACGACGGGAGGGATATATATAATCTCGAGATCACGAACTTAGGAAGGTTTCAGAACTACAAGGTGAAGAAACAACAAAGATTTGAGTTTATTCTTAAGCTGAAAAGGTCGCTGGAAGATCTTGGGATCATTAATTTTACCGTGAAATAA
- the LOC135147365 gene encoding mechanosensitive ion channel protein 4-like isoform X2 produces the protein MLPSFYSALIIFSSFHLFFFLSRSIITTLIFLLERHFIMKNIKAFYFLFAWRKQMPNFLCSCSVLSFWFLLIKADMNILHIRIITSIFAAFVMYTLISMLRITILKKLDCCFHEKNFFANIQVLISNEYFLQKLMGYVRESKDPKDSIMKAQLKWIKGAINSMRRPNLRTICNEVESSDTFSLQHQVEHVISLVLRNLTNNEPRDIQEADLLLVMKEENVAKFLQLFHGATETKSITQESLKTWMAKVCNERQHVVRLLNSTSKGIEQLGIILWATQFYMVLLFWCRLMRIVTTINPAYLSPILLIFGKIIFDGVELVTVMNSIEIGDQCIIDDEQLVAERLEFYITTFRKDNNQTVNYSNSLLLSKSITNLSRSSGLIDAFEILVSVTTSSDKIASLKLKIDEFIGSKPEIWRAEFCFDFKGVDDGRDIYNLEITNLGRFQNYKVKKQQRFEFILKLKRSLEDLGIINFTVK, from the exons atgcttccgtccttttacAGTGCCTTGATTATTTTCTCGTCGtttcatctatttttttttctttctcgcTCCATCATCACTACTCTCATATTTCTCCTAGAGAGGCATTTCATTATGAAAAACATCAAGGCCTTTTACTTTCTTTTTGCTTGGAGAAAACAAATGCCCAACTTCTTGTGCTCCTGTTCCGTTCTTTCTTTTTGGTTCCTGCTCATCAAAGCCGACATGAATATTCTTCATATTCGTATTATTACTAGTATATTTGCAGCTTTTGTAATGTATACTTTGATATCCATGTTAAGGATTACAATTTTGAAGAAACTAGATTGTTGCTTCcatgaaaaaaatttcttcgCAAATATTCAAGTTCTGATATCTAACGAGTACTTTCTTCAGAAACTTATGGGATATGTAAGAGAATCTAAGGATCCTAAAGATAGCATTATGAAAGCTCAGCTGAAATGGATCAAAGGAGCAATTAACAGCATGCGGCGACCAAATTTACGTACCATTTGTAATGAAGTTGAGAGCAGTGATACTTTCAGCCTTCAGCATCAAGTTGAACATGTTATTTCTTTAGTTCTCAGGAATCTGACTAACAATGAGCCCAG GGATATACAAGAGGCCGATCTTCTATTGGTCATGAAGGAAGAGAATGTCGCAAAATTTCTTCAATTGTTTCATGGTGCTACCGAAACAAAGAGCATTACTCAAGAATCTTTGAAAACTTGGATG GCTAAAGTCTGCAATGAGCGCCAACACGTGGTTCGGCTCTTAAACAGTACTAGCAAAGGCATAGAGCAGTTGGGGATAATTTTGTGGGCAACCCAATTTTATATGGTACTGCTTTTCTGGTGTCGTTTGATGAGGATTGTAACAACGATAAATCCGGCATACTTATCACCTATTCTCTTGATATTTGGCAAAATAATATTTGACGGAGTTGAGCTTGTTACAGTAATGAACTCAATTGAGATAGGGGACCAATGTATCATTGATGATGAGCAG CTGGTCGCTGAACGCCTAGAGTTTTACATCACAACTTTCAGGAAGGACAATAATCAAACTGTGAACTATTCTAATTCCCTATTACTCAGCAAATCCATCACCAATTTAAGCAGGAGTTCTGGGTTGATTGATGCTTTTGAGATACTTGTCAGTGTCACAACTTCCTCTGATAAAATTGCTAGTCTGAAGCTTAAGATCGACGA GTTCATTGGAAGTAAGCCTGAAATTTGGCGTGCTGAGTTTTGCTTCGATTTTAAAGGGGTAGACGACGGGAGGGATATATATAATCTCGAGATCACGAACTTAGGAAGGTTTCAGAACTACAAGGTGAAGAAACAACAAAGATTTGAGTTTATTCTTAAGCTGAAAAGGTCGCTGGAAGATCTTGGGATCATTAATTTTACCGTGAAATAA
- the LOC108225114 gene encoding uncharacterized protein LOC108225114, whose translation MFKKFSSEEVSGQNQVKASVQRKIRQSITDEYPGLEPVMDDLLPKKSPLIVVKCQNHLNLVVVNNVPLFFNVRDGPYMPTLRLLHQYPEIMKKLQVDRGAIRFVLAGANIMCPGLTSPGGYLDEEVGAETPVAIMAEGKQHALAIGFTKMSAKDIKAVNKGIGVDNMHYLNDGLWKMEKLD comes from the exons ATGTTCAAAAA GTTTTCGTCTGAGGAGGTATCTGGGCAAAATCAAGTTAAGGCTTCAGTGCAACGTAAAATCCGGCAGAGCATTACTGATGAG TATCCGGGACTTGAACCTGTAATGGATGATTTACTTCCTAAAAAGTCCCCACTTATTGTTGTGAAATG CCAGAATCATTTGAACTTAGTCGTAGTCAACAATGTGCCACTATTTTTCAATGTGCGTGATGGGCCATACATGCCAACCCTTCGACTTCTTCATCAAT ATCCAGAAATAATGAAAAAGCTGCAGGTAGACAGGGGTGCAATAAGATTTGTGCTCGCAGGTGCAAACATTATGTGCCCAGGGCTTACATCTCCTGGTGGTTACTTGGATGAAGAAGTTGGTGCAGAAACTCCTGTG GCCATAATGGCTGAAGGAAAGCAGCATGCTCTTGCTATCGGCTTTACGAAAATGTCAGCAAAGGATAT TAAGGCAGTCAATAAAGGAATTGGCGTGGACAACATGCATTATCTTAATGATGGTCTTTGGAAG ATGGAGAAACTAGACTGA